From the Motacilla alba alba isolate MOTALB_02 chromosome Z, Motacilla_alba_V1.0_pri, whole genome shotgun sequence genome, one window contains:
- the CDC42SE2 gene encoding CDC42 small effector protein 2 isoform X1 — translation MPAHSGEGRVSTGVPQRWAVSSGRREQSAAGRAGSAAALAELGWRGGGGGGAGGTAIALTGSGSRSLSPPLPSPARPAQAAARSGAGRPGDSLPAPPRSPSSPPSSPRTLPAGLPGSRREPAPRLPAACDRRAVAASSADLGCVLLRPRRGGEGARGARQRETEVPGRGGHTKERAPPWAAENVPGEREAL, via the exons ATGCCAGCACATTCTGGCGAGGGGAGGGTCAGCACTGGGGTCCCGCAGCGGTGGGCAGTAAGCTCCGGGCGGCGGGAGCAGAGCGCAGCGGGCCGGGCAGGGAGCGCGGCGGCGCTGGCGGAGCTTGGATGGCGCGGAGGCGGCGGAGGAGGAGCGGGCGGCACAGCGATAGCGCTGACGGGCAGCGGCAGCCGCTCtttgtcccctcccctcccctccccggcGCGCCCAGCCCAGGCGGCagcgcggagcggagcgggccgGCCTGGGGATTCCCTCCCCGCGCCGCCGAGGTCGCCATCTTCACCCCCGAGCTCGCCTCGGACGCTGCCGGCAGGGCTCCCGGGGAGCCGCCGGGAGCCTGCGCCGCGCCTTCCCGCTGCATGTGATCGGCGGGCGGTAGCGGCCTCCTCCGCGGATCTCGGCTGCGTCCTCCTCCGCCCCCggcgcggcggggagggggcgcggggcgcCCGGCAGCGGGAGACGGAGgtgccggggcgcggcgggcaCACAAAGGAGCGGGCGCCGCCGTGGGCAGCG GAGAACGTTCCAGGAGAACGTGAGGCCCTGTGA